In Deltaproteobacteria bacterium, the genomic stretch TGGCGCTCGTCGTCGACGTCGATCGCGACCGGCGTGACGCCCGGCCCGCACTCGCGGCCCGCACGACTGCCGCCGAATACCGTGTCGCCTCGCGCAGCCAGCCGCACCGCGATGGCCCGGCCGATCCCCGACGAAGCCCCCGTCACCAGCACGACGCGCGAGTCGCTCATTCGGCACGAGCGTACCGCCGCACGTGGATCGGGTCAGCCCCGGTTCGTCAGCCGGGCACCACGCCCGGTGGCGAGGCGTCGACCGACCACTCGAAGTCGTCGAGCAACACCAGCGAGTCCAGGATCTCGTCGCCGGTGTCCCAGATCGCGAAGCGGAGCGTGACGAGCTCACCCGGCACGACGTTGCCACGCATGCGCAGCCACCCGGTACCCCCGCCGATCTGGCCCCCGTACGCACAGCTGCTGCCCCACAAGACGGTGTCGAAGCCGGTGCCCGCGAGCTCGGCGGTCGACTCGCAGCCGGCGTAGTGGGTGCTGCCCGGCGGCATGCACTGCGACGCGTCGTCGTTGCTGCACGCGGTGAAGAGGCCGTCTGCGGCGTCGAGAATGTTGACGCCGATGGGCCAGACGTCGGTGCCGTCGTCGTAGGTGGCGATGTTGCCGTCGCTGGGATTGGCGCCGCTGCTCGAGTCGATCAGTGCGACGAACGTGTCGTTGTACATCGAGCACACGTACTCGGGGTACTCGGACGACAGGAAGAAGAACCGCACGGAGAACGAGCTCGCATTGGTCGGCGCGCGGACGACCAGCTGCAGCATCGTGGGGTTGTACGCGGTATCGACGAACGCACCTGGGCAACCAGGGGCGTTGGGCGCGACGTTGCCGTGGGCCGCCAGCCAGTCGGCCGGCATGCCGCTCGACGTGCCCATTGCGGTGCCCGGCTCGAAGGCGGCGTAGCCGGGACTCACGTCGCTGGGATCGGCGGCGTGGCCGGTCGACAACATCGCCAGCGCGCTGCCAGCATGGGGTGTGATCGCAGTGCCGAACCCCGGACGGATCGCTCGCGACGCCGCGGCGGGATTCGGACTGCCATCGGCGCGCAGCAACTCGGCCGAGATCAAGCCCCAGGTCCGATCGGTGGGCTCGGCCGGCGCCAGCGTCGTGACGCGGCAGAGGTCGATGGCCTTGGCGAAGTCGCCCGCGCTCGCGGAGTCGCTGGCCAGCCCGCCATCACAGGCCGCGAGCGCGTTGTCGACGACGCCATCGCAGTCATCGTCGACCGCGTTGCCGGCGAACTCGAAGGCACCGGGGTTGACCAACGTCGGCGCGAAGCAACCGACGCCGACCTCGTCGCAGCAGTCACCGCCGCACGCCGTCCAGCCGTCGCCATCGAGATCGGGATCTTCGTCGACGCTACCGTCGCAATCGTCATCGGCGGCGTTGCCACAGACCTCGAGTGCGGGCAACACCTGGCCGACGCAAGGACCCAGCGCGGTGCCCTCGGCGTTGCAGGTCTGCTGACCGTCCGCGCACACGCCGACGCCCTGGGTCGCGAGCGCGCCGGTGTAGCAGGCGTAGGCTTGGCCCGGCGTGCACATGCAGGTACCGGCGATCTCGCAGCCGTCGTTGGCGGCGTCATTGCAGTCGTCGTAGCCGTCGTCGCACGACGCGATCATGCAGACCCCGCCATCGCAGAGGCCCTGCGCGTGGCTCGGCGCGCACGCAACCGCACAGCCGCCGCAGTTCGCCGTGTCGCCCAGCAGATCGACGCACGCATCGTCACAACACGCGAGCGCGGCGGGACAGGGCTGGGTCGCGCTGCAGCCGGGCGTGCAGCCGCCGGCTCGACACACCTCGCCCGCCTCGCAGTGTGCGTCGGTGATGCACGCGTGACAGGTGCCGTTGTCGACGTCGCAGTGACGATCGCCACCGCAATCGCGGTCGTCGTCGCACTCGGGCGGCTCGCCACCGCTGGAGCCGTCCTCGCCCGGGTCGGGGCCGCTGCTGCTCTCGCGACCGTCGTCGCCCGCGGTGGATGTATCGACCTCGCCGCTGTCGACCGCGGGCGACGTGGTGCTCGACGAGCTACCTGCGGTGGTGGTGACCTCGGGGTTGCTCGGCGCGCCGACGAAGGTGGTCGGCGGCTCGCCGCAGCCCACCAGTGTGGCGAGCAGTCCGAACGCGACGCCGGTGTGGGTGGTGGGTGACGACGCAGCGGCGCGGCGCGGAGGGGCTGACGGCATGGAAGGTCCTGACGGGGCGCGGGGGGTTCGCGCGTGGGTGTTCCACGTCGGCGGCAACGGTTTAATCGCCAGCGTCGCGCCGCGGCGCCGTGCCCCGTGGCCGCGCCGCTCGGTCGCCGCGGTCCGCGGCGGCCCCTCGCTGCGTCCTGGAGTCCGCTACCCTTGCCGTCGATGAACGCTGCCCACGCCGATCGCGTCGCCGCGGCCACGCAGGCACGCGCGAGCGTGTGGGCGTCGCTCGGACGCGTCGAGCCGGAGCCGCTCACGATGCTGCCGGGACCACTGGCGCGGGTCTCGGCGCGCTGGCCCTCCACGCCGCGTTGGCGCGTGATCCGTGCGCCGCGCGGCACCATCCTCGTGAGCGACGGCCTGTCCGATCCGTGGGACGACGAGCACGGCGTGGGCCTCGGCCTCGAGCTTTGGATCGGCAGCACATCGCCGCTGCCACTGGTGATCGGCAGCTGGGCGGAGGCCGCAATCCAGGCCGTGAGCGTCACGGTCGCGAGCCACGGCACGGTCCGCACGATGATCGACACGCTGGGCCCGCTGTCGATCGAGATCGATGGCCGCGCCTTCGCACCCGCAGCACGCACCGCCAGCGGCCGCGTCGGCCTGCTGCTCGGCGCCGACGACGACACCGTGCCGCGGTGGCTGACGCTCCCGGAAGGGCGCGCGCGCATGGTCGCGATCACGACCCTGCGATCCGAAGAGCTCGAAGCGGTGACGCGGGGTGGACAACCCGCACGCGATGCCCTCGCACGCCGCATCGCGGCGCGGCCCCAGGGCGCCTTCTGCAACGACTGACGGCCCGCCTCGCGGGCGTGTCCCCGTGCCCACCGACGCGCGCACTCGCGCCTCGAACGTCGTTCTGATCGGGCGGGAAAGCATATTCGGATCGCGCACTTGCATACATACCGAACGTTCGTTATGTATCCGCACCCGAACCGATGGCGCGTGCACTCGACCACGATGAGCAACGACGCTCGCTCGCGCTGCGCTGTGCGCCGCTGTTCGCTCGCGCCGGCTACGCGGCGATCAACATGCGGCAGATCGCGAGCGAGCTCTCGGTCTCCACCGGCGTCCTCTACCACTACTTCCCGAGCAAGGCGGCACTCTTCGAGGCCGTTGCACACACCACGGTCGAGACCGACGTCGACGTCGGCACGCGCCTCCTCATGAGCGCATCGAGCGAGCCTCGCGCGCGGCTCGAGCTGTTGCTGCGGACGCTGCAGCAGCGCGTGCAGCTGTTCGCGACCCACTATCGCGTACTCGTCGAGTACGCCGGGCAGATCGACGACGACGCCACCGCAGCGGCGTGGACGGCCACGGTCGCCGCGCTTCGCGAGCGCTACGCCCGTGCCATCGGCGAGATCATCGGCACCGGCAACGAAGGCCT encodes the following:
- a CDS encoding choice-of-anchor L domain-containing protein encodes the protein MPSAPPRRAAASSPTTHTGVAFGLLATLVGCGEPPTTFVGAPSNPEVTTTAGSSSSTTSPAVDSGEVDTSTAGDDGRESSSGPDPGEDGSSGGEPPECDDDRDCGGDRHCDVDNGTCHACITDAHCEAGEVCRAGGCTPGCSATQPCPAALACCDDACVDLLGDTANCGGCAVACAPSHAQGLCDGGVCMIASCDDGYDDCNDAANDGCEIAGTCMCTPGQAYACYTGALATQGVGVCADGQQTCNAEGTALGPCVGQVLPALEVCGNAADDDCDGSVDEDPDLDGDGWTACGGDCCDEVGVGCFAPTLVNPGAFEFAGNAVDDDCDGVVDNALAACDGGLASDSASAGDFAKAIDLCRVTTLAPAEPTDRTWGLISAELLRADGSPNPAAASRAIRPGFGTAITPHAGSALAMLSTGHAADPSDVSPGYAAFEPGTAMGTSSGMPADWLAAHGNVAPNAPGCPGAFVDTAYNPTMLQLVVRAPTNASSFSVRFFFLSSEYPEYVCSMYNDTFVALIDSSSGANPSDGNIATYDDGTDVWPIGVNILDAADGLFTACSNDDASQCMPPGSTHYAGCESTAELAGTGFDTVLWGSSCAYGGQIGGGTGWLRMRGNVVPGELVTLRFAIWDTGDEILDSLVLLDDFEWSVDASPPGVVPG
- a CDS encoding TetR/AcrR family transcriptional regulator is translated as MARALDHDEQRRSLALRCAPLFARAGYAAINMRQIASELSVSTGVLYHYFPSKAALFEAVAHTTVETDVDVGTRLLMSASSEPRARLELLLRTLQQRVQLFATHYRVLVEYAGQIDDDATAAAWTATVAALRERYARAIGEIIGTGNEGLRDHVLLVLCGLILRAMCGDPTTDIDRVAATLATTLGWNDPR